ATATATTGATTCTGTTAAGGCATTTGCACGAGGAGCCTATAAATCACTCTACATTATAGATTACTATCGCATGAACTTCCTTTACGTATGCGACAATCCGTTATTCTTATGTGATGAAGCTGTAGAAGATGTCCTTGAGGAAGGATACAACTTTTATCTGAAACATGTTCCCGAGCCGGATCTCCTTTTTCTACAGCAAGTAAATCGTGCTGGGTTTGAGTTCTTTCGTGATATAGCTGTGCAAGACAGAGCGAAGTATAGTATATCCTACAACTTTCATCTATACGCAAAGGAACCTCGAGAAAGTATGCTAATCAATCATCAAATCACACCGCTTAAACTTGATGCGAGAGGAAATATCTGGCTTGCTCTATGCGTTGTCTCATTAGCCCCCTCCACCAAAGTTGGAGTTGCGTATATTTCCTCGTGTAATCCTGAAAACAGATGGATTTTTAAGCCTCAATTAGGAAGATGGAAGCAAATAGAACCGATAGAGCTTTCTTTAAATGAAAAAGCCGTGATTCGTTTATCGAACCAAGGCTTATCAGTTAGTGAAATTGCGCAACAGATCAATAGATCTGAAGATTCTGTGAAAGGCTATCGTAAAAGCCTATTTGCTAAGCTCGAAGTAAGCAACATTACAGAAGCAATCTCGATAGCAACTCACCGTAAGTTAATTTAAGTCATCGCAATCGGAGTAGTAATAGAACTTCGGGAAAGTCTTGACAAACTCTCCTCGTACCAATCTCAGTATAATGGCAGTACACAAACCTCCTGCTAACGAAGATGCGATACTTAATTGTGGAGGTGGCAACAGGCTCTCTTCTTGTTCATATTTCTGAACTATCTCTTCTATCCAAATTTTTGGACGGACCCAATAATTGAAGTAGTCCGTCAGATGTTTTACTGCTTTCTTTTCAAAACCTATTATACTTTCGTTTTCGGAAAGTAAACTATCAAGTTTTTGTCCATTGGGAGCAATAACCATTACAGCACTTGCCCAACCAATATTGTAGGGGTGTAACACATACATCCCTTTTTCTGTACATAGGTTGTCAAAAATGAATGGGATGTCACTCTTGAAATCTAAAGCATTGATTGCGACATCATGTTCATTGATAATATCTTCTATGTTGTTTTCGTCAATATATTTAGGGATCGCCACTATCTTAGCCAATGGGTTAATCCCTAATAGACGCTCCTTAAGAGCCTCTACTTTGGGACGTCCAATATCACTAAATAGATAATTCTGTCGATTGAGATTACTCTCCTCCACGACATCACCATCAACAATAGTAAGATGCTCAAAGCCTAAACGCAATAATGTTTCTGCAATGTTACTTCCGATACCCGCACCTCCGAGCAAAACTCGATAATCTTTTATCTTCTTTTGGTCATTTTCGGACAGATATATCCGATTTCGTTCATATCTTTTCATAGAAATCTCTACTTAATAGTTACGATTACAAAGTTCAGACCTTATTTGAACACTCACAATACCCAAACGGGTAATTTTTATTGGGGAGCATACTTTTTCTACAAATAAAATCAGAGTTTTTTTGGTTAGATGATAGGAATAAGATACCTTTGCAACGAGCAGTTAAGCGTTCTTTGAGTTGTAGCAGGACGTAGAGATAAAGTGCAGTTCGCTCGTTTCCAAATCGTTCCCCTTGGACTAATTGACAGCCAGCCAATAGCTCGTAATCAATAGGTTAGTGCTCACAAACATCCTTCTATGCGGAAATATGGGAGTTAGGAGTAAGGGGGAACAAGAAAACCCTATCTACCTGATTAACAACATCTCTTTCGTTTCAGCGCATTGATTTTCATCACGATAAAAGGCAAAAAAGGCAGTTTTAGGAGCGAGTTTAGTTTCTTATCCGTTCCCTTTTGTTCTTTTTGCAGGGGTAAGCAAAGTGATAATCAAGCAATGCTTGAAAGGCACTATAACCCCATTCTAACAAAGAGATAGTATGCTAGGAAGAAAAAGACAAATCCTTTTAGGCGAGCTTAAACGTCTTAGAGACTATGAAACTAAGCCCAAGAGACCTAAGCTTGCCTTTGATTGTGATGAGGACGATGAGAATAGGATGTCCAATTTTAGCAATTAGCAGAATAAGCGAACGAGGGGCGACAATCTCGGGCTATGTGGAGCGAGTACTCAGAGAGCATCTCGAGCAGTACAAAGACGATGTAGAAGTATGGAGGAAACTCTGATGCCTTGCGTGCTTAGCACTCAAAGCCCATCTGAACACCTGCACTCAATGGGTGCAAGTGTTCAGATAAGGGATATACCGAGTTTTTTTCGGTAGCAAGGTGTGTCTTTGTACCACAAATTGTCATTTGTCGCACAAAGACCCTTGCCCCGATAGGGGTATCAATCACGCCGAAGTCGTGATTAAAGAACAACGAAACCAATGAAAAGAAGGGATACAGACAAGTCAGACGGCAGATGTGCCACCTGCCCACGATGGGACAGATGGCACATCAGAATACCAAAGCCCGAAGACCAGCAGAAGCTCATCGAGTTATACCGTAAGTCGGGAGCGAAAACCAAGAGCCACTACGTCAGAGGACGGCTCTTGAATCAATCCTTTAAGGTCATCACAGAGGATAAATCCTCGGAGCCGGACCTAAGAGAGCTGAGCAACATCCTCACTAAATTGAGAATCATCGGTGTGAGTTACAACGAAGCCGTCAAGACACTCAACAGCTACCACACGGTTAAAACAGCCCAAAGAATGATACACCGGCTCGAAAGATACTCCGCTGCTATCATTAGACTACAGGTACAAGCGATACAGCTGACAATGGCATTTGATAGTCGAGTTAAACAGACTACCAAGTAATGACCTTATCCACAATCGCCTGCTGTTCACTGGCGGTACGGCGTAAATAGATACGCGTAGTTTCGATGCTTTCATGCCCCATCAGGTCAGCCAGTAGAGCTATATCGTTGAACGCTTCTAAAAAATTCTTGGCATACCGATGACGGAAGGAGTGTGGGTGCATTACTTTGGGATTGATGCCCCATTGATGGGCGAAGCGTTGTAATTTATGCCGAATAGCTCTTGGGGTTAGCTGCCTGCCTTGCTTGTCTAGGAATAAATGCCCACACGCTATGCTGGATCGCTTCAACCACGTCTCCGCCTCTATGCGGAGATCATGAGGGATGAAAATCCGACGAACCTTCCCTCCCTTGGTGTATAGGTCTAAGTAGCCCTCCCTTATATGCTCAGTCTTGAATTGTACTAATTCGCTCACTCTAGCTCCCGTTGCACCTAAGAAGCGAACGAGAAAATACCACACTCCCTCCTCCTCAGCTTTGAGCTTTGCCTTGAGATATTGATAATCCGCATTGCTTATCACATTCTCGAGATAGGTCCTTTGTTGTATCTTGAGTGATTTCAGCCGAAGGTGAGGCTTCCCGATGAATACTAAGAATTTGTTGAGTGCTTGAATGCGTAGATTGACTGTCTTGGGCTTAAATTGCTCTATCTGTTCCGCCTTGTAAAGCAAAAGGGTTTCCCGATTGAAGCTGGAATACTTCTTTTCAAAATCCTCCACCGCGTAGAGGTAGGCAGTAATCGTATTGTCCGATAAGCCTTCTTCCCTCAGTTGTTGCCTAAATGATTTTACCATATTACTTGATTTTGTATCTAAGTAATATCGCAAAAAGCTCGCCGATTTACGCTATTATAGGCAACCCACCGTATCAGCTTACTGTGGCGAAAAAGGAAACAGAAAATGGGCAAAAGGCTGTTATAAATATATTTCAACATTTCCAACTGCTTGCCGATAACCTTGCACCTCGCTTTTCTTCGCTTATCTATCCTGCTGGTCGGTGGATTCATCGCTCGGGCAAGGGCTTGGCTGATTTTGGATACAAGCAGATCAACGATGCCCGCCTCGCCCGTCTGCACTTCTACCCTGACTCTACGGATATTTTTCAAGACGTTGGTATAGCCGATGGACTTTCTATTGTCTTTAAGGATAGGGCGAAGAGCAAGGGAGGCTTTATCTATGCTTATACTAAGGCAGGGGAAACGATAGAAGTACAGATGTCCAACCCTGGTGAGGTTTTGATGGCTCTCGACCCGATGGCAGAAAAGATTAGCCAAAAGATACAGACCTTCGTTCGGGACAGATTTAATTACATTTTCAACTCGGTATTGCCCCGTAGCCTCTTTTCTATAGAGAGCGATTTTGTGGAAAACAACCCCACATTGGTGCGCCCCTATAAAGAGGGAGAGAATCTTAGCAACGACGAGATAAAACTCTTTACCAACGATAAAGCAGGTAAGGCAGGACGTGCTACTTGGTATGTAACCAATAAAAATGTTATCAAAACAGGCGGGGAGCAGCTGTCTCGCTGGAAAGTGGTGGTATCTAGTGCGAATGCTGGAGGACAAAAGCGTAGCAACCAAATTGCCGTCCTCGACAATAGGTCTGCTTTTGGTCGCTCTCGAGTCGCTCTCAAAACCTTTGAGACAGAGAGCGAGGCTAGAAACTTCTATGTCTATTGCCAAACGGACTTCATCCGATACGCTTTCCTCCTCACAGATGAAGCACTAACATCTTTAGGGAAACTTGTTCCCGATTTGTTGGACTATACCGATGATAATGGTCTGATTGATTACACTCAAGACGTAAATGCTCAGCTCTATAACATATTTGGGATAGATGAAGAGATGCAGGCGATTATCAAACATGCTCTTCAAGAAAGGAATTAGCTAATCCTGTAAATGGAACGCCCGTATATGTCACTTTGTGCTGGCATATACGGGCGTTTTCACAATTCGGGAGCCGTGGGCATTACTCCATTGCTCGGATCTTCTCCTCGATGAAGGCAATCTCGCCCTCGTCTAAGCTGTATTTACGATAGAGCTGGCGGTCGATGGCTGTCACACTCTGCGTCCAGTCGATGTCCGCCTCCTCGGTAAAGTCTTGCAGTGGAATTAAGCTGAAAACATTCTGATTAACCTGCATTGTGCCATGTCCCAAGAATAAGAGAAAGCGGAAGAAGTTCGTATATATATAAGTTGAACAATTGTTCATGTATTCCTCCTTGTCAAAAGGACCAATTAACAAGAATGTCTCAGTGCATATCTCATTGGGGTACGATTTAATATGCTCTGGTGGAATTACGGCGTCAGACGAGTAAGTAGTAGTGAAAAACAACTTGTGAGACTTCAATGCATTGTACTTATCTGAGATGTCAGTAGGCTTTATATAACCAACGAGACGTTTAGCTCCACCTTTTTTCCCCTTAACACCAAACACTTTGATAGATCCTTCGAAAGGCTCAAAGGATAACTGCAAATTGGGATATTTGTCGGGGGTGTTGAACAAATCCTTTCTGAGACCAAAAGGACGTGTTTTCGAAAGTATGGTAGAAAAGCGTACAACGTCTTGGCGACAAACTTTCTTTAAGATGGGTAATACTCTAACATCTCTGACTACAAAGTCGCAAAAGTCATTTTGAAGATGTACAATATCTTGGACTTCTTGACCTTCCATCGTAACATAGGTATATTCTATTCCCTTGGCTTTCTTGTTCTGATCCCACCTGAAATAGCAAATACCTCCATCATTATGAGCAGTTGGAAAAATAAATCGGTCGTTTCTATAATCCTTTATATAAGAAAGTCTGCTATCGCTTTTCATGGCTTCGAGAAACGTTCGTAATTCAGTTCTTCCTCCTACCATCCATTTTGAAGGAATAATGAGACTCACGAATTTTCCTATACTGAAAGCAATATCTGCAAATCTATGGTATATGGGAGCTGCTGCATCATTAGCTCCTGCTCCACCATCCATCACCTGATACGGTGGGTTGCCTATAATAGCGTCTATCTTCATGTTTTCGTCATTGTTGATTTTCCAAAAGCGTTTGCCCGAGCGTAGCATATTTACCACACTGTCGGGCTGGCTTGTAATGTTCTCAATGAGGTCGGGGTAGTACTCGGCATGCACCGCTACATCGCGGAAGCCACGCAGGGTGCGCATCGTGATGTAGCGTGCCATAGGCGTCTTGCAGACTACGAAGATATTCTCCTCGAGCGTTCTATCCCAAAGCATGAGTGCCGTGGCACGATTGACCTCTCCATATCGCTCCCGAGCCTCCTCTATTCGAGTGCGGTAAATGTTATAGGCAGCATAGAGCGGATAGAGACCACTCTTGGAGTTAATCTCTAGGATGACGCTCCGAGGGCGAAACACCTCCGCCGTAACTCCCTTGTGCTCGATATACCGTGGCAAATCGAGGGGCGTGGTAAAGTCTTCGTTCATGAAGCAATAGCCCCCAAGGCTATCGCCAAGGTGCATATTGACCACACGCCAAGGCGTAAGTACGGTTTCCTTATCGGGATTGCGGAAGGTAGCGAAGATACTCGCTAGGCGTGCTATGCGCTCCTCGATGGTAAACTTATCCGCCATGCGAGCCATCTCACGAATACGTTTGCCTGCCTCACGGAAGATGTCAGGGTCGTAGTATCGCTTAAACTTGCGAAACACTTGCTTGGTCACGCCCCGAGGCATAAACTCCTGCCAAGACTGCTCATCTACGAGGTTGGCAAAGTTGTCGATGGTTAGCTCCTTGTCTTCGTCTTTCATTTCCGCCCCATAGAGCATGAGCGGCATACGAATAGAGATACCTCTGAGGATAGAGATAGCCTCTCGACGCTGATCGCCCTTGGCTTTGAGTTCCTCCAATCGGTGTTGCTCCTCGGGGGTAAGGTCTTTCTTTTTCTTCTTCTCGAGGCGTTCTTTCTCCTCGTATTGCTCATTGGTCAGCCCTTGGCGATTGATATCGATATCGCCTACCTTGGGCATGGCTTTCGTTTTGCCAATGATACCTTTGAGAGCGTCAAACTCCTTGAGGTCTACCTCGGTCAGTTTGAGTAGCTCATCGTTATAGAGAGCTCCGTTTTCAAAGCCATCCTGCACAACCTTCTCAATCTGCGCTCGTTTAAGCTGAGCAAGCATGGTCTCTACCTTGTATTGCTTCATCTGGCTTCCTTCAATAGCAATGATGGGGCAGAAGTTGAGGAAGTCGCCCAAGATTTTGCGGTCTCCCTCGCTTTGC
This is a stretch of genomic DNA from Porphyromonas cangingivalis. It encodes these proteins:
- a CDS encoding response regulator transcription factor — encoded protein: MFFTLSGNKSLYIGIFVSQSNKSWYMKENDSIQFQLPSDVRPQIEESEYHTLQPYIDSVKAFARGAYKSLYIIDYYRMNFLYVCDNPLFLCDEAVEDVLEEGYNFYLKHVPEPDLLFLQQVNRAGFEFFRDIAVQDRAKYSISYNFHLYAKEPRESMLINHQITPLKLDARGNIWLALCVVSLAPSTKVGVAYISSCNPENRWIFKPQLGRWKQIEPIELSLNEKAVIRLSNQGLSVSEIAQQINRSEDSVKGYRKSLFAKLEVSNITEAISIATHRKLI
- a CDS encoding Eco57I restriction-modification methylase domain-containing protein; translation: MILPYYLILYLSNIAKSSPIYAIIGNPPYQLTVAKKETENGQKAVINIFQHFQLLADNLAPRFSSLIYPAGRWIHRSGKGLADFGYKQINDARLARLHFYPDSTDIFQDVGIADGLSIVFKDRAKSKGGFIYAYTKAGETIEVQMSNPGEVLMALDPMAEKISQKIQTFVRDRFNYIFNSVLPRSLFSIESDFVENNPTLVRPYKEGENLSNDEIKLFTNDKAGKAGRATWYVTNKNVIKTGGEQLSRWKVVVSSANAGGQKRSNQIAVLDNRSAFGRSRVALKTFETESEARNFYVYCQTDFIRYAFLLTDEALTSLGKLVPDLLDYTDDNGLIDYTQDVNAQLYNIFGIDEEMQAIIKHALQERN
- a CDS encoding tyrosine-type recombinase/integrase translates to MVKSFRQQLREEGLSDNTITAYLYAVEDFEKKYSSFNRETLLLYKAEQIEQFKPKTVNLRIQALNKFLVFIGKPHLRLKSLKIQQRTYLENVISNADYQYLKAKLKAEEEGVWYFLVRFLGATGARVSELVQFKTEHIREGYLDLYTKGGKVRRIFIPHDLRIEAETWLKRSSIACGHLFLDKQGRQLTPRAIRHKLQRFAHQWGINPKVMHPHSFRHRYAKNFLEAFNDIALLADLMGHESIETTRIYLRRTASEQQAIVDKVITW
- a CDS encoding ThiF family adenylyltransferase, yielding MKRYERNRIYLSENDQKKIKDYRVLLGGAGIGSNIAETLLRLGFEHLTIVDGDVVEESNLNRQNYLFSDIGRPKVEALKERLLGINPLAKIVAIPKYIDENNIEDIINEHDVAINALDFKSDIPFIFDNLCTEKGMYVLHPYNIGWASAVMVIAPNGQKLDSLLSENESIIGFEKKAVKHLTDYFNYWVRPKIWIEEIVQKYEQEESLLPPPQLSIASSLAGGLCTAIILRLVRGEFVKTFPKFYYYSDCDDLN